The DNA segment TGAACATGGCTGGTATTTTGAAGGTCTTAAAGGAAATGGCACTCTTATTGCCAGCATGTCATGTATAGTTTATAACCCTAACAGTGGAGCAATTAATGAAAAGCTCCACTGTTAAAAGATTAATTTATTTTAACATATTCCTCAGAAGAAATAACCTTTTTTGATGATGAAAGAGAGAGAGAGTTATTCAGTATCTTTATATCTTTCAATTAAAACGGGTTGAATCTGTTTTCCATCAATCGCTGCTTCTACTGTTTCTGAAAGCATCGTCATTCTAGCAACCATCGAGTTTGGTTTTTTTATTGGATCATCCTGACCATAAGGTATAAAGTATATATGTTTAGTAGCCATCAGACGCATTAAGTTTACTCCATTTAAACCGAGCGCATCATTTGTTGAAATACCAAGAACAACCGGCTTTAAGTTTCTAAGAGTTGCTTTGGCTGCCATTAACACAGGGCTATCATTCATGGCATTGGCAAATTTACTCATGGACACACCTGTTAAAGGAGCAATGACCATACAATCAAGTGGGAATTTGGGACCAAGTGGTTCTGCTTTTACAATTGAATCAATTACCTTGTTTCCTGTTAAGTCCTCAATACGTTGAATCCAATCCATCCCCTTGCCAAAGCGTGTATCTGTATTTTGAACAGTAGCGGTTACTACTGGAACAACCTCCGCTCCTGCTTGAACAAGCTTTTCTATCTCTGGAAATACGGCATCATAGGTACAATGGGATCCAGTTAGTCCAAAGCCTATTCTTTTACCTATTAAACTCATTTCACTTTCCCCTTTCGCTTTCGTAAATCTTCTTGAAGCAGTTGGGCAAGAACATTTGCCAAAATTTGACCTGCTGTTTTCGGTGCAACTATGCCTGGTAACCCGGGAGCAAGTAACGCCTTAATCCCTCTTTTTTCTGCATATCGGAAATCTGTTCCACCAGGCTTTGAAGCTAGATCAATGATAAGAGTATGTGAAGGTAATTTAGAGATAACCATTGCCGTAACAATTAAATGTGGTGCTGTATTTATCAAAATATCAGTATCCTTTACTTCATTCACAAGATTATTTAATTGGAATGGCGTTAAACCCATCTCTGTGATTCTTGCCAAATGTTCACTTTTCCTTGCTCCTACCTTTACCTTAGCTCCCAGTGCAGCAAACGTACGTGCCACACTCATCCCTACTCGGCCAAGGCCCAAAACAGTAATATTTGATCCGTGTATCGTGAAATCAGTATGCTGGATTGCCATCATA comes from the Neobacillus sp. PS2-9 genome and includes:
- the dpaA gene encoding dipicolinic acid synthetase subunit A → MLTGMQIAVIGGDARQLEIIRKLTELDAKLSLIGFEQLDHAFTGAVKEKLDEVDFSNMDALILPVPGTNLEGQVETIFSNEKVVITGELLSKTPEHCSIYSGISNSYLNGITKENKRTLIQLFERDDVAIYNSIPTVEGTIMMAIQHTDFTIHGSNITVLGLGRVGMSVARTFAALGAKVKVGARKSEHLARITEMGLTPFQLNNLVNEVKDTDILINTAPHLIVTAMVISKLPSHTLIIDLASKPGGTDFRYAEKRGIKALLAPGLPGIVAPKTAGQILANVLAQLLQEDLRKRKGKVK
- the dpaB gene encoding dipicolinate synthase subunit B, which codes for MSLIGKRIGFGLTGSHCTYDAVFPEIEKLVQAGAEVVPVVTATVQNTDTRFGKGMDWIQRIEDLTGNKVIDSIVKAEPLGPKFPLDCMVIAPLTGVSMSKFANAMNDSPVLMAAKATLRNLKPVVLGISTNDALGLNGVNLMRLMATKHIYFIPYGQDDPIKKPNSMVARMTMLSETVEAAIDGKQIQPVLIERYKDTE